CGTTCCTATGATCCTCTCGGGGGACGAAATGGGGGTGACCAAAAACGGGAACAACAATACCTATTGCCACGATAACGAGCTGAACTGGGTAGACTGGGGCTTGCTGGAAAAGAATGCGGATCTGTTTAATTTCTCGAAACACATCATGCATTTCCGCCGCGCCCACCCGGTACTGCGCAGCCGCACGCATTTCCAGCACCGCGACTATGCAGGAAGCGGGTATCCGGATGTCAGCTTCCACGGCACACAAGCCTGGCAGCCAGACTTTTCCGAATCCAGCCGCTGCCTGGCATTCATGCTCGACGGGGCCCACGCAAAAGGCGGTACCATTATAGACGATACCATTTACGTAGCCCTGAATTCCTACTGGGACGCGCTGTATTACGAATTGCCTGCCTTGCCAAATGGCCGCAGCTGGTATCTGTCAGTAAATACCGACATGCCCGCCGGTGAAGATTTCTTCGAAATCGGAAAAGAGCCAAGGCTGGAAGACCAGAGCCGGTTTTTAGTTGGCGGACGGGCTACGGTGATATTGGTGGGGAAGTAGGCGGGGAGGAAGGAGGAAGGAGGGACGTTAGTTCGGTATTGTTCGGTGTTGTTTCTGCCGTCGCTGGTGACATCACTGGCAACGGCGGAAAACTGCAAAGTGTTGGTGACAACACCAACACAGGCCAAAAGGGAGGAAGGAGGGACGTTAGTTCGGTATTGTTCGGTGTTCTTTGCGCCGTCGCTGGTGACATCACTGGCAACGGCGGAAACTGCAAAATGTTGGTGACAACACCAACACAGGCCAAAAGGGAGGAAGGAGGAAGGAGGGACGTTAGTTCGGTATTGTTCGGTGTTGTTTCTGCCGTCGCTGGTGACATCACTGGCAACGGCGGAAACTGCAAAGTGTTGGTGACAACACCAACACAGGCTAAAAAGTGTTGGACAACACCAACACAGGCCAAAATCAACCCAAACCACCCCAAACAATCTCGAACCACCCCAAACCACCCCGAACAATTTCAAACCACCCAAAATAAAATTAAAAAATTCAGAAAACATCAAACATCAAAATCATGGCATTTCAAATAGAATCAGTTGTAGAAGAGCAGGTTGCGAAATTGACTTTACACGGCGAACTGGATTCGCTTTCGGCAAGGGTATTTCAAACCGAGATTGAAAAAATCGCCAACCAGCCGATCGACTCGTTGGTATTAGACATGGAAGAGCTTAGCTTTATGTCTTCTGCGGGCTTGCGTGTACTTATTTATTCAAAGCAAAAGATTGGCCCGAAACTTTCCATTTATATTGTCAAACCACAAGAGCTGATTGTAGATACCCTGACGAAAACAGGTCTGCAGCACAGTGTTACTATTGTTGATCAATATCCTGTTTAACATCCTACACGATGGAATCGAAAAGTTTTCCCGGCAATGTGGATTCTCTGGATTCGCTGAGGGAATACGTTGGTGAGCTCTCGCAGCAGGCCGGATTAGGTAAAAAGCCGACCTACGCCCTTAAACTGGCTATTGATGAAATAGCTACGAATATCATTTTATACGGATACCAGGAAGCCGGTTTGGAGGCGGATTTTACGGTTTTGAGCGAAATAACCGACCAGGAACTTGTTGTGGTTCTGGAAGATATCGCCGCGCCATTTGATCCGCTTGCCAAAGAACTGCCAAATTCCGACGATTTGACAAAATCACTGGAACATCGCGAAATCGGAGGGCTAGGTATTTACCTGACCGTCAATGGTGTCGACGAATTTTCCTATGAATATGCGGATGGGAAAAACCGAAATAAATTTGTCATGAAAATTGCCTCAACCTGAGTATTATGGTTGAAAAATCTACGCTATCCAATCCTTTTCCCGGTCTCCGCAGCTATGAGCATGAAGACCATGCCCTGTTCTTCGGAAGGGATTCGCATATCCGCGAGCTGAAAAGCAAATTATTGGACGGTCGTTTTTTGGCATTGATTGGTTCTTCTGGGAGTGGTAAGT
This Dyadobacter sp. UC 10 DNA region includes the following protein-coding sequences:
- a CDS encoding anti-sigma factor antagonist (This anti-anti-sigma factor, or anti-sigma factor antagonist, belongs to a family that includes characterized members SpoIIAA, RsbV, RsfA, and RsfB.) codes for the protein MAFQIESVVEEQVAKLTLHGELDSLSARVFQTEIEKIANQPIDSLVLDMEELSFMSSAGLRVLIYSKQKIGPKLSIYIVKPQELIVDTLTKTGLQHSVTIVDQYPV
- a CDS encoding ATP-binding protein codes for the protein MESKSFPGNVDSLDSLREYVGELSQQAGLGKKPTYALKLAIDEIATNIILYGYQEAGLEADFTVLSEITDQELVVVLEDIAAPFDPLAKELPNSDDLTKSLEHREIGGLGIYLTVNGVDEFSYEYADGKNRNKFVMKIAST